One window of Sulfuricurvum sp. genomic DNA carries:
- a CDS encoding high-potential iron-sulfur protein, whose product MLAIGTVSFFASPLQAKVTKLAVKYQQKSATGKICKDCMHFIAATNECKLVEGKINSEGWCTFYIKDPKKS is encoded by the coding sequence ATGTTAGCAATTGGAACAGTTAGTTTTTTTGCTTCTCCATTGCAGGCTAAAGTAACTAAGTTGGCTGTAAAATATCAGCAAAAATCTGCAACGGGCAAAATATGTAAAGATTGTATGCATTTTATAGCAGCTACAAATGAATGCAAGCTAGTTGAAGGAAAAATAAATTCTGAAGGCTGGTGTACATTCTATATTAAAGATCCAAAAAAGTCCTGA
- a CDS encoding sensor domain-containing diguanylate cyclase gives MNGHANLLKVKLLWLFMLFALIPMVLIALYSYYDIKKQLTISQLSHLEAIAKLKSLQIEHFYDESKNNIQTINSLPYAKEILYKNSNSKSFHHNEIINLYEQELNSFVLNHNINDVYVIGLDGKIVASSTQSKESIFSSFHKLAFEQGKTKIFFSNIYKNSTSVSSNNQQNRYSLTASSPIVDVDNKLVGVVVVEFSVDNLFLLLQDYSGLGSSGETLLGKRNNEKIIFLNPLRHDPNAGMRRSVQISGKIGIPVVMGATGHNGSGMSVDYRGVSVLAAWRHIPIANWGMVAKIDTDEALKPLVSIRDSIFFTALFILILGIVVSSKMTNNLIRPIDHLEADAHVDSLTGLPNRKLLMGLLEQVLKKAKLEGSMAAVMFLDLDGFKSVNDTHGHEMGDLLLKNVAQRLTNCIRQSDTVARLGGDEFIILLSGTQDIGNVVKIADTIIQKLNEEFFINNTSINIGASIGISIFPDNTINPDEMLQMADKAMYDAKQHGKNHYKFVNDLQKESLNFTI, from the coding sequence ATGAACGGACATGCCAATTTGCTAAAAGTAAAGCTACTTTGGTTGTTTATGCTTTTTGCTTTAATTCCCATGGTTCTTATTGCCCTATACAGTTATTATGATATTAAAAAACAGCTTACCATCTCTCAATTATCTCATCTAGAAGCCATTGCAAAACTCAAATCATTACAGATAGAACATTTTTACGATGAATCTAAAAATAATATACAAACAATTAATTCCTTACCTTATGCCAAAGAGATTTTATATAAAAATTCAAATTCTAAATCATTCCACCATAATGAAATTATAAATCTATACGAGCAAGAGTTAAATAGTTTTGTATTAAATCATAATATCAATGATGTTTATGTCATCGGATTGGATGGAAAAATAGTTGCAAGTTCAACACAATCAAAAGAAAGCATATTTTCTTCGTTTCATAAATTAGCTTTTGAACAAGGAAAAACAAAAATATTCTTTTCAAATATTTATAAAAATAGTACCTCTGTTTCGTCCAACAACCAGCAAAATAGATATTCTTTGACAGCTTCATCACCTATTGTAGATGTTGACAATAAACTTGTTGGTGTTGTGGTTGTAGAGTTCAGCGTAGATAATCTTTTTCTTTTACTGCAAGATTACTCAGGTTTAGGGAGCAGCGGTGAAACGTTGCTCGGAAAAAGAAATAATGAAAAAATCATTTTTCTTAACCCTCTTCGACATGATCCAAATGCAGGAATGCGAAGAAGTGTTCAAATTAGCGGGAAGATAGGTATACCTGTGGTTATGGGTGCAACAGGGCATAATGGAAGCGGTATGTCCGTTGATTATCGAGGTGTGAGTGTTTTAGCAGCTTGGAGACATATCCCGATTGCCAATTGGGGAATGGTTGCAAAAATTGATACGGATGAAGCTTTAAAACCATTAGTATCAATACGAGACAGTATATTTTTTACGGCGCTATTTATACTGATTTTAGGTATTGTCGTTTCTTCCAAAATGACAAATAATTTAATTCGTCCAATAGACCATCTCGAAGCAGATGCCCATGTTGACTCTTTAACAGGATTGCCAAATAGAAAATTACTAATGGGATTGTTAGAACAGGTTCTTAAAAAAGCGAAACTAGAAGGTAGCATGGCCGCAGTAATGTTTTTGGATCTTGATGGCTTCAAAAGTGTTAATGATACCCATGGACATGAAATGGGAGACTTATTACTTAAAAATGTTGCACAAAGACTTACAAATTGTATCAGACAAAGCGATACCGTTGCGAGACTCGGTGGTGATGAGTTTATCATATTGTTGAGCGGTACTCAGGATATAGGCAACGTAGTAAAAATAGCAGATACAATTATTCAAAAACTCAATGAAGAATTTTTCATAAATAACACCAGCATTAACATTGGTGCGAGTATCGGCATTAGTATCTTTCCAGATAATACAATTAACCCAGATGAAATGTTACAGATGGCGGACAAAGCGATGTATGATGCAAAACAACATGGTAAAAATCATTACAAGTTTGTTAATGATTTACA